A single window of Streptomyces xanthii DNA harbors:
- a CDS encoding CaiB/BaiF CoA transferase family protein, whose product MTVTGGQPEDGGNGPLAGVRVVELAGIGPGPFAAMLLADLGADVVRVDRPGGGGLAIDPAFDITNRNKRSVVVDLKAPDGADRVLDLVERADVLIEGYRPGVAERLGVGPDACHARNPRLVYGRMTGWGQDGPLAQRAGHDIAYIALTGTLGMIGEPDKAPTVPANLVGDYAGGSLYLVVGILAALHHARAGGPGQVVDAAIVDGTSHLSSMIHGMLAAGGWQDRRGSNLLDGGCPFYGTYETADGQYMAVGALEQQFYDEFMRLMDLDGTAPARKDIARWGELHDAVAARFKERTREEWTAVFEDSDACVAPVLSLREAPSHPHLAARATFVEHGGITQPAPAPRFSRTPTGIRSGPARPGAGTADVARDWGVPALDQTTTEGS is encoded by the coding sequence CCGAAGACGGCGGGAACGGACCGCTCGCCGGTGTGCGGGTGGTCGAGCTCGCCGGGATCGGGCCGGGCCCCTTCGCGGCGATGCTCCTCGCCGACCTGGGCGCCGACGTGGTCCGCGTCGACCGCCCCGGCGGCGGAGGCCTCGCGATCGACCCCGCCTTCGACATCACGAACCGCAACAAGCGCTCCGTGGTCGTCGACCTGAAGGCGCCGGACGGCGCCGACCGCGTCCTGGACCTCGTCGAGCGCGCCGACGTCCTGATCGAGGGCTACCGGCCCGGCGTCGCCGAGCGCCTCGGCGTGGGCCCCGACGCCTGCCACGCCCGCAATCCGCGCCTCGTCTACGGCCGCATGACCGGCTGGGGCCAGGACGGCCCCCTCGCCCAGCGCGCCGGGCACGACATCGCCTACATCGCCCTGACCGGCACCCTCGGCATGATCGGCGAGCCCGACAAGGCCCCGACCGTGCCCGCCAACCTGGTCGGCGACTACGCGGGCGGCTCCCTCTACCTGGTCGTAGGCATCCTCGCCGCGCTGCACCACGCGCGCGCGGGCGGGCCCGGCCAGGTCGTCGACGCCGCCATCGTCGACGGGACGTCCCACCTCTCCTCCATGATCCACGGCATGCTCGCCGCCGGCGGCTGGCAGGACCGCCGCGGCAGCAACCTCCTCGACGGCGGCTGCCCCTTCTACGGCACCTACGAGACCGCCGACGGCCAGTACATGGCGGTCGGCGCCCTGGAGCAGCAGTTCTACGACGAGTTCATGCGGCTCATGGACCTCGACGGGACGGCGCCCGCCCGCAAGGACATCGCCCGCTGGGGCGAACTGCACGACGCGGTCGCCGCGCGGTTCAAGGAGCGGACCCGCGAGGAGTGGACCGCCGTCTTCGAGGACTCCGACGCCTGCGTGGCGCCCGTGCTCTCCCTGCGCGAGGCCCCCTCCCACCCGCACCTCGCCGCCCGCGCCACCTTCGTCGAGCACGGCGGCATCACCCAGCCGGCCCCCGCGCCGCGCTTCTCCCGCACCCCCACCGGCATCCGCTCGGGCCCCGCCCGGCCGGGCGCCGGCACCGCCGACGTGGCCCGCGACTGGGGCGTACCGGCACTGGACCAGACGACAACGGAAGGCAGTTGA